One Natronococcus sp. CG52 DNA window includes the following coding sequences:
- a CDS encoding winged helix-turn-helix domain-containing protein: MATNSRAANGDFPDDPEELLPNDSILSLDEYLEMHAAVGHRTRYEILYRLVHGGEMSPKELEEAMQIDDSTLHYHLNKLLDVSLVEKRQRTERGQDGLYTYYRATVFGEVTLTEGVDELIRGEQAFGEMYDSSIEK, encoded by the coding sequence ATGGCTACGAATTCTCGCGCTGCTAATGGGGACTTCCCAGATGATCCGGAGGAGTTGTTGCCCAACGACAGCATCCTCTCTCTGGATGAATACCTCGAGATGCATGCTGCCGTTGGTCATCGGACACGGTACGAGATCCTCTACCGACTCGTTCACGGCGGAGAGATGAGTCCAAAGGAGCTTGAGGAGGCAATGCAGATCGACGATAGTACCCTTCACTACCACCTCAACAAACTTCTTGATGTAAGTCTCGTTGAGAAGCGACAACGCACCGAACGGGGACAGGATGGGTTGTACACCTACTATCGAGCGACGGTCTTCGGAGAGGTCACACTTACAGAAGGCGTAGACGAACTGATCCGCGGCGAACAGGCGTTCGGAGAGATGTACGACAGTTCCATTGAGAAGTGA
- a CDS encoding PH domain-containing protein has product MDDMQSSHRELADADWLHLTDGEQIRWAGRPSWLTIASSIAFGVLIISVGIVLTVWLSTIVPGTGAPSWTAYLPLVLVLVGVGKVCLTYLSWIRLLYVITDEEIYVKYGLISRDVTQIRLDRVQNTAYNQSALERALSFGNVVIYTAGTSTEDVTFRSVPNPERVKRTLTHLLSESRSPQPRDDL; this is encoded by the coding sequence ATGGACGATATGCAGTCTTCCCACAGGGAACTCGCTGATGCCGACTGGCTCCATCTGACCGACGGCGAGCAGATTCGATGGGCGGGTCGGCCGTCATGGCTCACCATCGCGTCCTCGATCGCGTTCGGTGTTCTCATCATCTCGGTCGGGATCGTACTCACGGTCTGGCTCTCGACGATCGTTCCTGGCACAGGCGCGCCGTCCTGGACTGCCTACCTACCGCTGGTGCTGGTCCTAGTCGGTGTCGGTAAAGTGTGCTTGACATACCTCAGCTGGATTCGACTCTTGTACGTTATTACCGACGAGGAAATTTACGTCAAGTACGGGCTGATCTCCCGCGACGTCACGCAGATTCGACTCGACAGGGTGCAGAACACCGCGTACAACCAGTCTGCGCTCGAACGTGCGCTCTCGTTCGGTAATGTCGTCATTTACACTGCCGGGACATCGACCGAAGACGTTACCTTCCGTAGTGTTCCGAATCCAGAACGCGTCAAACGAACGCTTACTCACCTCTTGAGCGAGAGTCGATCGCCTCAGCCGAGGGACGATCTCTGA
- a CDS encoding helix-turn-helix domain-containing protein yields MLAVNCNQDRNHVTHSNRTNGDLIRDFLSVADLLEEPQLAQLYAYFAREGEATVQEVIDELEFAQGTAYTYVNRLVDGGVLEMTRDEQPRQYAAREIDLTVTAGGGDRKYTITPVLIDAVGRRETDGDINTYIDRHGVAGLATALTYAVARERGEVTHRLMAQDLDISPLAAEIILQALRPIVHEYYEIEDSGASLDAIDVNDHNVTDDA; encoded by the coding sequence CTGCTTGCTGTAAACTGTAATCAGGACCGAAACCATGTCACGCACTCGAATCGGACTAACGGTGACCTCATTCGTGACTTCCTCTCGGTCGCGGACCTCCTCGAGGAGCCACAACTGGCCCAGCTTTACGCGTACTTTGCTCGCGAGGGCGAAGCTACTGTCCAAGAGGTCATCGACGAACTCGAGTTCGCACAGGGAACGGCGTACACCTACGTCAACCGGCTCGTCGACGGTGGTGTCCTTGAGATGACGCGAGACGAACAGCCCCGGCAGTATGCCGCCCGTGAGATCGACCTAACCGTGACGGCAGGCGGTGGTGATCGCAAGTACACGATTACGCCGGTACTGATCGACGCTGTTGGCCGTCGCGAGACCGATGGTGACATCAATACCTACATCGACCGCCACGGTGTCGCCGGGCTCGCGACGGCACTCACCTATGCCGTCGCACGAGAACGTGGAGAGGTAACTCATCGGCTGATGGCTCAGGATCTCGATATCTCGCCGCTGGCTGCGGAGATTATTCTTCAGGCACTCCGACCCATCGTGCACGAATACTACGAAATCGAGGACTCGGGAGCGTCGCTTGATGCGATTGACGTCAACGATCACAACGTGACTGACGACGCGTGA
- a CDS encoding RNA-guided endonuclease InsQ/TnpB family protein — protein MKYRRTAVIKLDTPDGADPLLQETVEQFKHCANTASEWCWHGDDGYHVTSKAKAERALYDQLKDETDLTANLVQKGIRRAVEAVKSGVERLNRGENTSQPYFSADSAVYDKRSATFHRDRVSLSTIDGRIECDYILPDDSETPPTKYVSDEDFEFRMAHLQYYDNDWYLHASMRKVEADEEIPESESKHSTVLGVDLGVNNLAVASTGRFWSADEINHWRREYEKRRGSLQRCGSRYAHENIEAVGRKEYRRFEIHLHTLANELIEEAVENDCSHIVFEDLTYIRENIPEATWQHVWAFRRLYGYVEYKADEYGVEVVRVDPRNTSNNASTCEFTHDNNRSGEAFECQKYRYENHADYNAAKNIGLQYLRRRQNADDGGAPVDVRLNRGTVNVSGEYVPPASAEA, from the coding sequence GTGAAGTACCGTCGTACCGCCGTTATCAAGCTCGACACGCCCGACGGAGCCGACCCGCTCCTCCAAGAGACTGTCGAGCAGTTCAAACACTGCGCCAACACCGCGAGCGAGTGGTGCTGGCACGGCGACGACGGCTACCATGTCACCTCGAAAGCCAAAGCCGAACGAGCCCTCTACGACCAACTCAAAGACGAAACCGACCTGACCGCGAATCTCGTCCAGAAAGGCATCCGTAGAGCGGTCGAGGCCGTCAAAAGTGGCGTCGAACGCCTCAACCGTGGAGAAAACACCTCGCAACCCTATTTCTCGGCAGACAGCGCGGTGTACGACAAGCGAAGCGCGACGTTCCACCGCGACCGCGTATCCCTCTCCACCATAGACGGACGCATCGAGTGTGACTACATCCTCCCCGACGACTCGGAGACACCGCCGACCAAATACGTCTCCGACGAGGACTTCGAGTTTCGGATGGCTCACCTGCAGTACTACGACAACGACTGGTACCTCCACGCTTCGATGCGAAAAGTCGAGGCTGACGAGGAGATACCTGAATCCGAGTCCAAGCACAGTACAGTCCTTGGTGTGGATTTGGGCGTCAACAACCTCGCGGTTGCTTCAACGGGCCGATTCTGGTCGGCAGACGAGATCAACCACTGGCGTCGAGAATACGAGAAGCGCCGTGGGTCGCTCCAGCGGTGTGGCTCTCGTTACGCCCACGAGAACATCGAAGCCGTTGGGCGGAAAGAGTACAGGCGATTCGAGATACATCTGCACACGCTGGCGAACGAACTCATTGAGGAAGCCGTCGAGAACGACTGCTCGCACATCGTCTTCGAGGACTTAACGTACATCCGCGAGAACATCCCCGAAGCGACGTGGCAACATGTATGGGCGTTCCGACGCCTCTACGGGTACGTTGAGTACAAGGCCGATGAGTATGGCGTCGAAGTGGTGCGGGTTGACCCTCGGAACACGTCGAACAACGCTTCGACGTGTGAGTTTACCCACGATAACAATCGGTCGGGAGAGGCGTTCGAGTGCCAAAAGTATAGGTACGAGAATCACGCCGATTACAATGCTGCGAAGAACATCGGATTGCAGTATCTCCGTCGTCGGCAAAATGCAGACGATGGAGGCGCACCCGTAGACGTGCGCTTGAATCGCGGGACGGTGAACGTGAGTGGGGAGTACGTGCCCCCTGCCTCTGCTGAGGCATAG
- a CDS encoding VWA domain-containing protein: MSLVTTPALAGSPSDPARDEQVTSTLGQGANDGPPGNGNEPPGHERGADANVTIPTIEENTTVELLLDSRDQLEELDIEDEEAAQIRNESIEAIEASAETYREQVFADSKVTFEHQNDTIAALEELHEVVTGDDEQTVDRAKANVLEASNVSARLATLNAYETVYESEEEFRNPGQRQSAGSGLGNAVNAIERGDNAEATDAVTHYRNAWEHAERSLDVVEKNTDPELTLTQGPAFEENDTVTTPVYISLSDVRPYTYENAKVSIDDGDPRIVDFTADPVAGGVATGSITIEFDSELENRTITVETTSTRDSDRSVTETLEIHVDEDDIISERPDPDEYNEISVTESDSGVTVGAGGDGLWENDLSVTDRTPDTDDVYRAGPMVRIENRTAINQAEVTIPIEGADLDRDANLSIVTWDPQSDEPWTPIETEIDEENGTASAEVDHFSFFSVFWIGDWEDHTSDTITLTEDDFTGNDTNVGDGDRDFVKSDFVFVIDESGSMSGAPIRNAREASKRFVGALEDDERGGLVGYASSASLDHPLTQDHDALNASINRLSAGGGTNTEAGLRTGLDHLEKNGWENRSQVMILLSDGKSNSGSYPVRAAEDAADQGVEISTVGLGNSIDENELRQIAAATGGDFYHVEDASDLPDTFDRVAENQTGPELKDTNGDGIPNAVAEMDLRMPTGGDGIAGTPLNLDPLRTDTSGDGLLDNETVDINYRVFEENNETKLEAQVTNAIAHPARYDTANNGLSDYEEVEIWETDPMLADTSGDGFIDSVDPEPLDKTFPPDVQFNSQGWFERELVVEARHDNGIESIDVEKYVNPLHRSAQWQDASLKDEYVDAGWTVNEFQMRDERRLATTKPDELEITVAAENDYEVILEFDRETSELSVSTAYPVASRQVKKRSLGVIPVVGTAVATGLLAYDVGKYGYGALTANTVSGEQNAEDFVHHIPPTPNEDKWETPEGVEISLPSGAAFESDVHDGHERKHGWEQIPETPGIDQPDDVGEIVENNDPIDIDGPFDLIIGETNGHELIFWIYEGTLVFAQETFEKEEVAEESSEEINEERTGEEQVTEEEIEDTIEEEPDQVLDNDPYHRYEIYHLVAKGVQVVIRTTGEKIVDYFVEDVEQEPRCILAEEDIDMTVQETERGEFVASSSEYTSFLGTFERTANPVETELRCVDDPEAVIQTYADDPTDITDGSLGENVSVEFVDERGLDLEWPEDGFDEGDATEIGPDVVAYDESSDEWLIIEAKTTTNTEAIGKDLLETDAYEGDAQLHDAWIRNSLEKLEDEGKIDSEIVDEIDFALTSGTVSKELVLVKDVEGASHRTLRDPQNNDTDISTEDVAGIDKATIVELAANE, encoded by the coding sequence ATGTCGTTAGTCACTACACCAGCTTTAGCAGGTTCACCAAGCGATCCTGCTCGCGATGAACAAGTCACGTCGACTCTTGGACAAGGTGCTAATGATGGTCCACCAGGAAATGGAAATGAACCGCCAGGCCACGAACGTGGAGCTGATGCAAACGTTACTATTCCCACGATAGAGGAGAATACAACGGTCGAATTACTCTTAGATAGCCGAGATCAACTCGAGGAACTCGACATCGAAGACGAGGAGGCTGCACAAATTCGAAACGAAAGTATCGAAGCGATCGAGGCGTCAGCCGAGACGTATCGTGAGCAGGTATTTGCAGATTCCAAGGTCACCTTCGAACATCAGAACGATACCATAGCTGCTCTCGAGGAGTTGCACGAGGTCGTTACTGGGGACGACGAGCAGACCGTCGATCGTGCGAAAGCAAATGTTCTGGAAGCAAGCAACGTGAGCGCGCGTCTTGCGACGCTCAACGCGTATGAAACGGTCTACGAGTCTGAAGAGGAGTTCCGGAATCCTGGCCAACGACAAAGTGCCGGGAGTGGACTCGGCAACGCTGTAAACGCAATCGAGCGTGGTGATAACGCCGAAGCGACCGATGCGGTAACCCATTACCGCAACGCCTGGGAGCATGCGGAGCGGTCACTCGACGTCGTCGAGAAGAACACTGATCCCGAACTCACGCTCACGCAGGGACCCGCATTCGAAGAGAATGACACAGTGACTACACCAGTCTACATTTCTCTCTCGGATGTTCGCCCGTATACGTACGAGAATGCCAAGGTGAGTATCGACGACGGCGACCCCAGAATCGTTGACTTCACAGCTGATCCGGTTGCAGGCGGTGTTGCTACAGGGAGCATTACGATCGAGTTCGATTCTGAACTCGAGAACCGGACGATCACCGTTGAAACCACCTCGACACGTGATTCCGATAGAAGTGTCACAGAGACACTCGAGATTCACGTCGACGAAGACGACATTATCTCCGAACGTCCCGATCCCGACGAGTACAACGAGATCTCGGTCACGGAATCCGATTCTGGTGTGACTGTCGGTGCAGGCGGAGACGGATTATGGGAGAATGACCTCTCGGTCACTGATAGGACACCTGATACGGACGACGTGTACCGTGCTGGACCGATGGTACGCATCGAGAATCGAACCGCAATCAATCAAGCCGAGGTGACGATTCCGATAGAGGGTGCTGATCTGGATCGAGATGCCAACCTTTCGATCGTTACTTGGGATCCACAGAGCGACGAGCCATGGACGCCTATCGAGACTGAAATCGACGAGGAGAACGGGACTGCAAGCGCCGAGGTCGATCACTTCTCGTTCTTCTCGGTGTTCTGGATTGGCGACTGGGAGGACCATACGAGTGATACGATCACGCTCACCGAGGACGATTTCACAGGCAACGATACGAATGTTGGTGACGGTGATCGCGATTTCGTGAAGTCCGATTTCGTCTTTGTCATTGACGAAAGCGGTAGTATGAGCGGCGCCCCCATTCGAAATGCCCGAGAAGCCTCGAAACGGTTCGTTGGTGCACTCGAGGACGACGAACGGGGTGGACTCGTTGGTTATGCCTCGAGTGCGAGCCTAGATCATCCGCTCACACAGGATCACGACGCGTTGAACGCGAGTATTAATAGACTCTCTGCAGGAGGTGGAACGAATACCGAAGCTGGATTACGTACTGGGCTCGATCACCTCGAGAAGAACGGCTGGGAGAACCGCTCGCAGGTGATGATCCTTCTGTCAGACGGTAAATCGAATAGTGGCTCCTACCCTGTACGAGCCGCCGAAGACGCAGCTGATCAGGGAGTCGAGATCAGCACCGTCGGACTAGGCAATTCGATCGATGAGAACGAACTCCGGCAGATCGCCGCCGCTACTGGCGGGGATTTCTACCACGTCGAAGATGCCAGTGACCTGCCCGACACCTTCGATCGCGTTGCCGAGAATCAAACTGGGCCCGAACTAAAGGATACCAATGGTGACGGGATCCCCAACGCAGTCGCCGAAATGGACCTGCGCATGCCGACCGGTGGTGACGGCATCGCAGGCACTCCCCTCAATCTCGATCCACTTCGAACGGATACTAGCGGTGACGGCTTGCTCGACAACGAGACCGTCGACATCAATTACCGAGTGTTCGAGGAAAACAACGAAACGAAACTCGAGGCACAGGTCACGAATGCGATTGCTCATCCCGCCCGATATGACACCGCCAACAATGGCCTATCAGACTACGAGGAGGTCGAGATATGGGAGACTGATCCGATGCTTGCCGATACTTCCGGGGATGGGTTTATCGATTCCGTCGATCCAGAACCGCTCGACAAAACGTTCCCTCCGGATGTTCAATTTAATTCGCAGGGATGGTTCGAACGAGAACTGGTCGTCGAAGCTCGGCACGACAACGGAATCGAATCGATCGACGTAGAAAAGTACGTTAACCCGCTCCACCGCAGCGCTCAATGGCAGGATGCATCGTTGAAGGATGAATATGTTGATGCTGGTTGGACAGTCAATGAGTTCCAGATGCGGGATGAACGCAGGCTCGCCACGACGAAACCCGACGAACTCGAAATTACTGTTGCCGCAGAGAATGACTACGAAGTGATCCTCGAGTTCGATAGGGAAACCAGTGAACTCTCAGTATCCACTGCATATCCCGTTGCGTCGAGACAGGTAAAAAAACGGAGCCTCGGTGTTATCCCTGTCGTTGGTACTGCCGTAGCCACAGGGCTTCTCGCATATGACGTCGGGAAATACGGGTATGGAGCGCTCACTGCTAATACTGTTAGCGGAGAGCAAAATGCCGAAGACTTCGTACACCACATTCCACCGACGCCAAACGAAGATAAATGGGAGACGCCCGAGGGCGTCGAGATATCGCTTCCAAGTGGGGCCGCCTTCGAAAGCGATGTTCATGACGGTCATGAGCGCAAGCACGGCTGGGAACAAATCCCCGAGACACCGGGTATCGATCAGCCCGACGATGTCGGCGAAATCGTCGAAAACAATGATCCGATCGATATCGATGGCCCATTTGACTTGATAATCGGAGAGACAAATGGTCACGAACTAATCTTCTGGATCTACGAAGGCACACTAGTCTTCGCCCAGGAAACGTTCGAAAAAGAGGAGGTCGCCGAGGAATCCAGTGAGGAAATTAACGAAGAGCGAACAGGAGAAGAGCAGGTCACCGAAGAAGAAATTGAAGACACTATTGAAGAGGAGCCGGACCAGGTCCTCGATAACGACCCGTATCACAGGTACGAAATCTATCACCTCGTTGCAAAGGGTGTCCAAGTCGTCATTCGAACAACGGGTGAGAAGATAGTCGACTACTTCGTCGAAGACGTCGAACAAGAACCTCGCTGCATACTCGCCGAAGAGGATATCGACATGACGGTTCAGGAGACCGAACGAGGGGAATTTGTTGCCTCTTCGAGCGAATACACGTCGTTCCTCGGAACGTTCGAACGGACAGCCAATCCAGTAGAGACTGAGCTTCGGTGTGTCGATGATCCAGAAGCAGTGATCCAAACGTACGCCGACGACCCGACCGACATCACTGACGGCAGTCTCGGCGAGAACGTCAGCGTCGAGTTCGTTGACGAGCGCGGACTCGACCTAGAGTGGCCCGAGGATGGCTTCGACGAGGGTGACGCTACCGAAATTGGACCGGACGTCGTTGCCTACGACGAAAGCAGTGATGAGTGGCTCATCATCGAGGCAAAAACGACGACCAACACCGAGGCCATTGGAAAGGATCTGCTGGAGACCGATGCCTACGAGGGAGATGCACAGCTCCATGATGCGTGGATCCGGAATAGTCTTGAAAAGCTAGAAGATGAAGGAAAAATCGATTCAGAAATCGTCGATGAGATTGATTTCGCGCTCACCAGTGGAACCGTTAGTAAGGAACTCGTGCTCGTAAAAGATGTTGAGGGAGCAAGTCACAGAACGTTACGAGATCCACAAAACAATGACACAGACATTAGCACCGAAGACGTTGCAGGGATTGACAAGGCAACTATCGTCGAATTAGCTGCAAACGAATAG
- a CDS encoding alcohol dehydrogenase catalytic domain-containing protein — MHVAAFTELNGPNGVELIERPTPEPSTDEVIVDVEACSINRHDLWILEGDSAMVDADDLPFISGLDVAGIVRLVGDNVTRVEPGDRVVLCPNETCGTCRFCREGPENRCESFGLFHGGLAEAACVDADRLVRLPDAVDATTAAALPTAYVTAYHMLQRAGVGSGDLIFIPGATGGVGIACVQLATTFGAKTIGTSSSLKKLEQLEAQGLDHPIEGTDPESLHDAVAAVGRPDAVLNHLGGAYTELGQKLLRRDGTMVVCGRTAGARSEIDIPDLFLGHKRIIGSTMGPQTDLETLVDLVADGELVPTIDRTYPLAETAQAFAAMQDRENVGKLVITV, encoded by the coding sequence ATGCACGTCGCAGCTTTTACCGAACTGAATGGGCCGAACGGCGTGGAACTCATCGAACGACCGACTCCAGAACCAAGTACAGACGAGGTGATCGTGGACGTGGAGGCGTGTTCGATCAACCGCCACGACCTCTGGATCCTCGAGGGTGATTCAGCGATGGTCGACGCTGACGACCTACCGTTTATTAGCGGCCTCGACGTTGCTGGCATCGTTCGGCTCGTCGGCGACAACGTGACCAGAGTCGAGCCGGGAGACCGAGTCGTCCTCTGTCCGAACGAGACTTGCGGGACGTGTCGATTCTGTCGTGAGGGTCCCGAGAACCGCTGTGAGTCCTTCGGACTCTTTCATGGCGGACTCGCAGAAGCAGCTTGCGTCGATGCGGATCGACTCGTACGACTTCCAGACGCCGTCGACGCGACGACTGCCGCAGCGCTCCCGACCGCGTACGTAACCGCCTATCATATGCTTCAACGGGCAGGTGTTGGATCCGGCGATCTCATCTTTATCCCGGGCGCCACAGGCGGCGTCGGCATCGCATGTGTGCAGCTCGCAACCACCTTCGGCGCTAAAACCATCGGGACGTCCTCCTCGCTGAAGAAACTCGAACAACTTGAGGCACAGGGACTGGATCACCCTATCGAGGGAACCGATCCCGAATCGCTCCACGATGCGGTGGCAGCTGTCGGACGGCCGGACGCAGTCTTGAATCACCTCGGCGGAGCATACACCGAACTTGGACAGAAACTGCTCCGGCGCGATGGCACGATGGTCGTCTGCGGACGAACCGCCGGCGCTCGCTCCGAGATTGATATTCCGGACCTCTTCCTCGGGCACAAACGGATCATTGGTAGCACAATGGGTCCACAAACCGACTTAGAGACACTCGTCGATCTCGTTGCTGATGGCGAACTCGTTCCCACGATTGACCGAACGTATCCGTTGGCGGAGACAGCCCAAGCATTCGCCGCAATGCAAGACCGCGAGAACGTTGGAAAACTCGTTATCACCGTTTAG
- a CDS encoding nucleotidyltransferase domain-containing protein: protein MDNRSSHSSVSIPIPVPNEDVFRYTACGPILSLLVDTPHSSFGIRDLGRAIDRPHRSISLAVEDLESLGLVTTTTEGGKKLVQINRNRLTSPDDPILRVPQEEFRDPVHSLQEKILEELEDVAGILLFGSVARGNADRRSDIDCFVLVGTNRATNQKRAHELAQELGSQRFDGDRYTFEILVESTESAERQADRLQEIFADGLTLYDTGPLSDLKTEVLANGR from the coding sequence ATGGATAATAGAAGTAGCCACAGTTCTGTTTCCATTCCGATACCCGTTCCAAACGAGGACGTTTTCAGATATACTGCCTGCGGGCCAATTCTTTCTCTCTTAGTCGACACCCCGCATTCCTCGTTCGGAATTCGCGATCTCGGACGTGCAATTGACCGTCCTCACCGAAGTATCTCACTCGCCGTTGAAGACCTCGAGTCGCTGGGACTGGTAACCACCACAACAGAAGGTGGAAAGAAACTCGTTCAGATCAATCGCAATCGACTCACCAGCCCCGACGATCCTATCCTTCGAGTACCACAGGAAGAGTTTCGAGACCCCGTCCACAGCCTCCAAGAAAAAATTCTCGAGGAACTCGAGGACGTAGCGGGAATCCTGCTCTTTGGAAGCGTCGCTCGAGGGAACGCAGACCGACGGAGCGACATCGATTGTTTCGTCTTAGTCGGCACGAACCGGGCAACCAATCAAAAGCGAGCTCACGAACTTGCCCAAGAGCTGGGCAGTCAACGATTCGACGGCGATCGGTACACCTTCGAAATACTAGTTGAATCCACCGAGTCGGCCGAACGACAAGCAGACCGCCTCCAAGAAATATTCGCAGACGGACTGACTCTATACGATACGGGACCGTTGAGCGACCTCAAGACAGAGGTGCTGGCCAATGGACGATAG
- a CDS encoding prephenate dehydratase, translating to MEYIDRRKFLNRTGAALAIGAVSTQSAAATSGGDTGQQTVGTLGPAGSYSHRAALQTSDDVEFYETMFEVAAAVTNEDIDAGVLPIENSIQGAVIDTLDILIEEDLFITAEATEEIRHTLIAQSADFEVIASHPQALAQSSSFLEEKYPDVEQQEIDSTSAGVKMAAEDESIAAIAHPDLADDFGLEAVATDIQDVENNVTRFLKFERSRTEDSGSKSTVLVYPGSDNPGFPAEVLRVLAAMNLDLTRLDARPSTTELGDYIYHVDFEHERTKQVVCRLESVTEWTRYLGSYDLITE from the coding sequence ATGGAGTATATCGATCGTCGAAAATTCTTGAATCGGACAGGAGCAGCGCTTGCAATCGGAGCAGTATCAACTCAATCTGCAGCAGCAACCAGTGGAGGGGACACTGGCCAACAGACGGTTGGCACACTGGGGCCAGCCGGAAGTTACTCCCATCGGGCGGCACTTCAGACGTCGGACGACGTCGAATTCTACGAGACGATGTTTGAGGTTGCGGCGGCCGTCACGAACGAGGACATCGACGCTGGGGTACTCCCGATCGAGAACTCGATTCAGGGTGCAGTCATCGACACGTTAGATATCCTCATCGAAGAAGACCTCTTCATAACGGCAGAGGCGACCGAGGAGATACGCCATACACTCATTGCGCAGTCAGCTGATTTTGAGGTAATCGCCAGTCATCCACAGGCGCTCGCCCAGAGTAGCTCGTTTCTTGAAGAAAAGTATCCCGACGTAGAACAACAAGAAATCGACAGTACTTCTGCCGGCGTCAAAATGGCCGCTGAGGACGAATCGATCGCAGCGATTGCACATCCTGATCTTGCTGACGACTTCGGTCTGGAAGCGGTTGCAACCGATATCCAAGACGTGGAAAACAACGTCACACGCTTTCTCAAGTTTGAGAGATCACGAACAGAGGACAGCGGCTCGAAGTCGACGGTGCTGGTGTATCCAGGAAGCGATAACCCAGGATTCCCTGCAGAAGTCCTCCGGGTACTGGCAGCGATGAATCTCGATCTCACTCGTCTCGATGCCCGTCCGTCAACGACCGAACTTGGTGACTACATTTACCATGTGGACTTCGAACACGAACGGACCAAGCAAGTTGTCTGCAGGCTCGAGTCAGTAACGGAGTGGACGCGATATCTCGGGTCATACGATCTAATTACGGAGTAG
- a CDS encoding indoleamine 2,3-dioxygenase, with translation MVRPAMAVLTEYDVTPTRGFLPESDPLLAFETSEYDRAIANFLREYDRLGTELPGRLEDGTLQPAVRDLEPAPDGLFEVLSERETVRLCLLSGFFASAYVHEIGADPVDRLPAGVAVPLYRTSRRFGRKPILSYDMLCLHNWQRRDPDVGFDVDNLDTVQQFTSLSDERWFVAIHVAIEARAGPALTTCARAQRAVRDDDPDALLPALETIGDSLEEQTAIMGRMTENNDPEAFARKYRPYYNGFDEIVYEGVGELEGTPRTFRGGSGAQSSVLPSIDAALGIDHAATELIDKLLDMRSYMPEAHRTVIAAFDEGPDVGAFVADNGREELCAEYNRCMDELGAFREVHFGQVAQYIKEVTGDTTGTGGTDYMQFLPMLKEETEAQKI, from the coding sequence ATGGTTCGACCCGCGATGGCGGTGCTGACGGAGTACGATGTTACCCCCACACGCGGGTTCCTCCCCGAGTCGGATCCCCTGCTCGCGTTCGAAACCAGCGAATACGATCGGGCGATAGCGAACTTCCTGCGCGAGTACGACCGTCTCGGGACCGAACTCCCCGGTCGACTCGAGGACGGGACCCTTCAGCCGGCCGTTCGCGACCTTGAGCCAGCGCCGGACGGCCTTTTCGAAGTGCTCTCCGAGCGCGAAACGGTCCGACTGTGCCTTCTCAGCGGCTTCTTCGCGAGCGCGTACGTCCACGAGATCGGTGCAGACCCCGTCGACCGCCTTCCGGCGGGCGTGGCCGTGCCGCTGTATCGAACCTCGCGGCGGTTCGGCCGAAAACCGATCCTCTCGTACGACATGCTTTGCCTGCACAACTGGCAGCGGCGCGACCCTGACGTCGGCTTCGACGTCGACAATCTGGACACCGTCCAACAGTTCACGTCGCTGTCCGACGAGCGGTGGTTCGTCGCGATTCACGTCGCGATCGAAGCCAGGGCCGGGCCCGCGCTGACCACGTGTGCGCGGGCCCAGCGAGCCGTCCGCGACGACGATCCCGACGCACTGCTCCCGGCTCTCGAGACGATCGGCGACTCGCTCGAGGAGCAAACCGCGATCATGGGCCGGATGACCGAGAACAACGACCCCGAGGCGTTCGCCCGGAAGTACCGGCCGTACTACAACGGGTTCGACGAAATCGTCTACGAGGGCGTCGGTGAACTCGAGGGCACCCCGCGAACGTTCCGGGGTGGGTCCGGCGCCCAGAGTTCGGTGCTGCCGTCGATCGACGCCGCGCTCGGGATCGACCACGCCGCCACGGAGCTGATTGACAAACTGCTCGACATGCGCAGCTACATGCCGGAGGCCCACCGTACCGTCATCGCCGCGTTCGACGAGGGCCCCGACGTCGGTGCCTTCGTGGCCGACAACGGTCGCGAGGAACTCTGCGCCGAGTACAATCGCTGCATGGACGAACTCGGCGCCTTCCGCGAGGTCCACTTCGGACAGGTCGCCCAGTACATCAAGGAGGTGACCGGCGACACCACCGGCACCGGCGGCACCGACTACATGCAGTTCCTCCCGATGCTGAAGGAAGAGACCGAAGCCCAGAAGATCTGA